The DNA region TAATTTTGCCGCTTCCTCCCAATCATGGGTAAGTCctgacaatataaataattaatttgcaaatataaatatcatatgcattaaaaatgaaaactgaGATTCTACTTGAGAGAAAATCATATGGCTCGCATTTGTTTTCTTCTGTGTATATAGTATCATTGGGCTTGTAATATGCAACTCCTGATATAGTTGTGAAAACTGTAGCCTTGGTACTTTTTATGGCATCTGCTAGAGCCTTTGTTGTCTTTATCCTGCTATTCCTGACATTCTGTTTGAAGCCTGATGACCACCTTTGTGTGGGATCAAGTATATTCTGACCAGCAACATTGACAACAGCTGATGTGTCTTCTGGCAGACCATAGCGCTCTAAATCATTCTATACATGTCACAACAGCCATATTTCGATAGATTCTTTCTCATTGAAAATTAAGACAATCAAGTATCATGACTTACCCATGACATTCTATTCGGTCCTGGCATTCGAGAGATACATGTGCAAGATACACCCTCGAGACTTAGCGATTTTATCAACTGTGATCCAATGAAGCCAGTACCACCacctgaaaatattatataacctTGTTAGTGACATAGTTTCGATCATGCACATCTTCTCTCagcacaatattataaatttaataaatcaatatattataagcgTATGCTCACCCACTACTACGTGTTTTAAAGCCATGTccaaaaaaagttttacaattttatgtcaaataattataagaataaatttataaatctcttttcgTTGATTGTGATGCtttattcttcaatttattattgagtaaactttatattaaatttataaatatatcagatattttatatatttatacacattatttcATGTTATGAGATACacgaatatataaactataatatttattagttaagGGTCGGCCGGAGTAAGATTAGGTTACTTATGTAACCTAAtcttatgtaaaatgtaaagaaaggCATAGCATAGCAGTCTCtttcttgtttaaaattcGATGAACAAGGATAAATGAAGCATCATGTACATGCGTGAATCGGAAAGTATCCCTTGATATGTTCCATTTAACGCTCACGTAATGCTCACATGTATCATTGGCCGCGTTCTGCAAAGAAAGCGCTCGTCTTGTCAACACTCGACGTTGATTTGTTGATTCTAAAAGTAAGAGCCAATCGCGTCGATTGTTACTGAACGGTTTTCTCTGCTGATATAATTCGAAAGTTAAACAAAGACAGATGATGCTCGCTAGCGTTGCGGgcgataaaagtaaaaagtgaAATGCGCACTCTATAGTTTTTCGGACATCTCTTATctaatgtcaataataaaatgtcaatatatttaatgcagcTAAAATGAAGATGTAAATTTATTCCTTAAATTCCTGTACGATTTAACATGTGtcatataaagtatttagTGCAAATGGACATTGTTAGTAATGAAGTTGACTGCAGTTGATGAAGAAGATTCCGtccaatgtatatttaaaactgtGACTTATTAATCTGTATCAGGGATTTATGTAATTGCAATtagaaattgcattattaaaaagtacgtattatatgctttattaaataaattaaaataaataatgtaataatataagttataagTTGAGAATAAGAAGAGAATCTGTTGCTTAGgttatgtgtattataattatttatttataaatctaagaaactttaaaatgatatatatatatatatatatatatatatatatatatatatatatatatgcaatcatataaagaaagattatattattataattaatatagttttgATAGGGTATGAATCAGAATAATTACtacaaataagtataaataagtttatataaaaatataaatatatagcaatatatatgttgtttgcatttataaggttaaatatttgatcaaataaaaatcaaaatcaatgaaaacaatttcaaaattaatgatatcaaaacAATGACAAATCAATACAGgagtagtaaaaaatattactgtaataaacataatattggTATTTTGTATAAGTCACTAAGCAGGTAATGTGgtattagattttaaaaatctatattaacttttttgaaTTATGTGTTAATAGCATAATGTTAGTATATACAGTAATTACAAACATAACGCACAAGCtggatatattgtatatatgataaataatataaatttgttaatactgcatatatgatattctgtacaattaattttaggaATACATTGAAATTAAGTAATCAATgggaaattgtatataatagaagagacaaaaaatacaaactaGTTAGGAAAGAAACTGCTTTTAATGAATATGTCTTTTATTCAGTACTTAATACTGATATTATTATGACATTAGGAGTAGCAGCAAGTACagtaagaacaaaaaaattattaagatatatttcaatcttctataatattaagcattgaatataattttcaaatatttatatgatgcattatttatttcaaatgtgattataaacttttaataatttcaaataatgatttcaaatgtctgtaattcaattttaatatttagcatatttatttgtagatAACACGTAATATACTTGcactctataaaatattagtagcAAATCCAGTAAAGTATCCTTATATTAAGCAATGGCAAAAATCTGGGTgagatttatgaataaataaatatttaagtttcttttttttgtaatcattttttgtatatttaatgccaataagtttttaatataacttcaaagaagaaatttaaactgctttttttcttttaacatatatatgatacatatgtacatgtattctttaattacatttatagagcaaatataattgttttacgaGGATACAatcataaacatttaa from Cataglyphis hispanica isolate Lineage 1 chromosome 22, ULB_Chis1_1.0, whole genome shotgun sequence includes:
- the LOC126857618 gene encoding epimerase family protein SDR39U1 isoform X2; the encoded protein is MALKHVVVGGGTGFIGSQLIKSLSLEGVSCTCISRMPGPNRMSWNDLERYGLPEDTSAVVNVAGQNILDPTQRWSSGFKQNVRNSRIKTTKALADAIKSTKATVFTTISGVAYYKPNDTIYTEENKCEPYDFLSRLTHDWEEAAKLSEDSNIRQVTIRSGVVLGRNGGMIKQIYLPFFLGLGGPIGTGNQYMPWIHITDLVNMFTFALKNNKVNGILNGVAPQLITNKEFTKAFATAMKRPAVIPLPSFVPRILFSDDRAKMMLEGQKVMPKRVTELGFQYQYPNIENACEQ